GACCACGGGCTCGAAGGCATCGAGTATGTCGAGTCGTTGAAGCCGCTGATCGCCGAACTGCCGTCCAGAGACCGGAAGATCCTCTCGCTGCGCTTCGTCGCGGGCCTGACCCAGTCGGAGATCGGCGACGAGCTGGGGATCTCGCAGATGCATGTGTCACGGCTGCTGTCGCGGACGCTGGTGCGGCTGCGGAAGGGGCTGACGGTCGAGGAGTGACCGAGTCGTAGACGTGAGAGCGCGGTCCGGCCAACTGGCCCGGGCCGCTTCTCATTTCGGTTGCTTCATTTCGGTTGCTTCATTTCGGTTGCTTCATTTCGGTTGCTGATCTCGGTTACCCGGAGATACAACTTTCCCCAAAGGTCTCCCTCCGTCACTATGGGCACCCCAAACTGGCCGGTACGTCAGGAGTGGGAGGCGAGGAGGGGCCAGGGATGGCGCAGGGCGACACAGGGAACGGCGTGCATTCCGGGGCATCCGACGCGCGGCTGACCGAACTGCTGCGCGCCGACACCCCGACCGCTTACCCGGCGCTGCAGGAACTGCGCGAACGCCACCGCCCTTCCGTCCTCGCCTACGCCCGCCTCTGCACGACCAGCGAGTCGACGGCCCGGCAACTCGCCGCCCAGGCCTTCACGCTCGCCGCCCGCGAGACGGCACGCGGCACCGACCCGAGCGTGCCCTGGCGGCACCGGCTCCTGCTGCTGGCCGGGCAGGTCGCCGCGTCGTGGGCCGGGGACGAGCGGGCGGCGGGGCTGGACGCGGGCCTGCTGCTGGTGCTGAACACGGCCGCGCCGGTCCCCTCGATGCTCCCGGCGTTCCAGACGCTCCCCTCCCGCACGCAGGGCCTGATCTGGTACGCGGTGGTGGAGCGCGAACCCGACGAGCGCACCGCCGCGCTGCTCGGCCTCACCCGCGCCGACGTGACATACGGCACGGCCCCCGCCCTCCAGCAACTCGCCCAGGCCTGTCTGCGCACCCGCCTCGCCGCCTCGGACGACCCGCGCTGCGCGGACTTCCGCCGCCTCATCGAGGAGGCGGTACGGCCGGACAGCCCACGCGACAGCGCCGATCTGCAGGCCCACATGGCCCACTGTCCGCACTGCACGGCCGCGTTCGAGGAACTGTCGGCGCTGCGTGACACCCCGCGCACGGCGCTGGCGGAGGGGCTGCTGCCGTGGGCGGGGACGGCGTACGTCCTCAGCGACACGAGCGAGCCGAGGAGCAACGGCCGTACGGCTGCGGGTACTTGGCCCCAGTCCCGCCGCTTCGCGGTGGCCTCGGCGGTCCTGGGCGTGGCCCTGGTGCCGCTGTTGGTCTACTTGTTGTCGCCGGACGGGTCGTCGTCCGTGGGCGCGGCGGGCTCGGTCACCACACCGTCGAGTGCGCCGCCGGTGACGGTCACGGCGACGGTCCCGGTGAGCCCGTCTCCTTCCCCCTCGGTGACCTCCAAGTCACCGTCCCCATCGCCCTCTTCTTCACCGAGTTCGAAGCCTTCGAAGCCGCCGAAGTCACCCTCGCCCTCACCGACGTATGAACCGCCGGGCGATGCGTACGCCCAGGTGGTGAACGCGGCGTCGGGGCTGTGCCTGGACATCCGCCACGGGGTGATGGAGATGGGCACGGATGTCATCACGGCGCCGTGCGGTGCGTCCCCTACGCAGCGGTGGCGGGTGGACACGGGACGGGGTGTCGTCCAGTCGTATGCCGACCCCGAGTACTGCCTGGACAGCCGGGGCGCCACCGACAAGGGCGTGGGCATCTGGGAGTGCGTGTCGGTGGACGGGAGCAACGGGCAGAACCTGAAGTTCGCGGTGGGCGGTGACGGGGTGATCCGTCCGGCGATCGCGGTCGAGACGGCGGTGACGCCGGACGGGGGCGAGGGTGTGGGGCTGGTGGCGGTGAGCGGGGGTGCGGAGCAGCGGTGGCGGGCGGGGGCGCGGTGAACGGTTCTCAGACCAGCCGCTCGCCCCTGCGCCAGACGCCGGAGACCAGTGGGACGCCCGGCCGGTAGGCCAGGTGGACGTGGCTCGGGGCGTCGAGGAGGGTGAGGTCGGCCCGGGCGCCCGGGGTCAGGTGGCCGATGTCGTCGCGGCGGAGGGCTGCCGCGCCGCCTGCCGTGGCCGACCAGACCGCCTCGTCCGGTGTCATCCCCATGTCCCGTACCGCGAGGGCGATGCAGAAGGGGACGGAGGAGGTGAAGGACGAGCCCGGGTTGCAGTCGGTGGAGAGGGCGACGGTGACGCCCGCGTCCAGGAGGCGGCGGGCGTTCGGCCACTGGGCGCGGGTGGAGAACTCGGCGCCGGGGAGGAGCGTGGCGACGGTGGCGCTGCCTGCGAGGGCGTCGACGTCCGCGTCCGTGAGGTGGGTGCAGTGGTCGGCGCTGGCGGCGTCGAGTTCGACCGCGAGTTGGACGCCGGGGCCGTAGGTGAGTTGGTTGGCGTGGACGCGTGGGTGCAGGCCCTTCGCCTTGCCGGCCGTGAGGATCGTGCGGGCCTGGTCGCCGTCGAAGGCGCCCTTCTCGCAGAAGACGTCGATCCAACGGGCGTACGGAGCACAGGCGTCGAGCATCTCGCCGGTGACCAGGGCGACATACGCGGCCGGGTCGTCGGCGTGGTCCGGCGAGACGATGTGGGCGCCGAGGAAGGTGACCTCGTCCGTGTGCGCGGCGGCGATGCGCAGGGCGCGGGACTCGTCCTCGACGGTCAGGCCGTAACCCGACTTGGTCTCGAAGGTGGTGGTGCCCTGGCGGAGGGCCTCGTCGAGGTAACGGGTGAGGTTCGCCTCGAGTTCCGCGTCGCTCGCGGCACGGGTGGCGGCGACGGTCGTACGGATGCCGCCCGCGCTGTAGGACCGGCCGGACATCCGGGCGTTGAACTCGGCGGTCCGGTCGCCCGCGAAGACGAGGTGGGAGTGGGAGTCGACGAAGCCGGGGAGGACGGCCCGGCCGCCGGCGTCGACCCGATTGTCAGTGGCGGGTGCTTTGCTTGATTCACCGGTCCACGCGATGCGGTCGCCGTCGATGACGACGGCCGCGTCCTGGATCAGACCGAGGGGAGTTCTGTCACCGAGGGAGGGGTTGTTGGTGACCAGCGTGGCGATGTTGGTGATGGCGGTGCTGCTGCTCATGGCGTCCTCGTGGGTGCTGGGGTCGGCGGCCGTCAGGCGCGGAGGGCATCGACTGCCTGCGCGAGAGCTTGCGGCACATCGGGTACGAGGGCGTGCGCCCCGTCTCGTACGACGTGCCGCCCGCCGACGATCGTGTGCCGTACGTCCGCTGCCGTCGCGGCGAATACGGCTGCCTCGGCGCCGAGCCTGGGCAGCGGCCCCGCTGTTCTGACCGAGTCGAGGGCGATCGTCGTGAGGTCGGCGAGAGCGCCCGTCTCGATGGTGCCCGCCTCCCCCAGCCGAGGGCTGCGTGACCGTCGGCGGAGGCGGCGCGCAGCAAAGCGGCGGCCGTCCAGTGACCGCGGGTGCGGGTGCGCAGCCGCTCGTTCAGCTCCATCGCGCGTGCCTCTTCGAGCAGGTCGATGACGGCATGGCTGTCGGAGCCGAGACAGAGCGGGGAGCCGGCCTTCTGCAGGGCGGCGGCGGGCCCGATGCCGTCGGCCAGGTCCCGCTCGGTGGTCGGGCACATGCAGGTGCCGGTGGTGCCGGCGCCGAGCAGCCGGATGTCCTCGTCGGTGAGGTGGGTGTTGTGCACGCCGGTGGTGCGTGGCCCGAGGACACCGTGCTCGGCGAGGAGCTGGGTGGGCGTGCACCCGTGGGCCTGACGGCAGGCGTCGTTCTCGGCGGTCTGCTCGGACAGGTGCACATGGAGCGGGGCCCGCCGCTCCTCCGCCCACCGCGCCACGGTCGCCAACTGGTCGGCGGGCACGGCCCGTACGGAGTGAATCGCCGCACCGATCCGCGCGTGATCCCGTTCCTTGAGAACTGAACAGCGTTCTGCCCAGGCGTCCGCGCTGCCGTCGGAGAAGCGGAGCTGGTGGGTGTTGGGCGGCTGTCCGAAGCCGGAGGAAAGGTAGGCGGTGTCGAGGAGGGTGATCCGGATGCCGGCGTCGGCGGCTGCCGCGATGAGGGCTTCGCCCATGGCGTTGGGGTCGGCGTAGGGGGTGCCGCCGGGGGCGTGGTGCACGTAGTGGAACTCACCGACGGACGTGATGCCGGCGAGTGCCATCTCGGCGTACACGGCACGGGCCAGCGCGTGGTAACTGTCCGGGGTCAGCCGGTCGGCGAACGAGTACATGACCTCGCGCCAGGTCCAGAAGGTGCCGGAGCCGACCTGGACGGTGCCGCGCAGGGCACGGTGGAAGGCGTGGCTGTGGGCGTTGGCGAGCCCGGGGAGGGTGAGTCCGCGCAGGATGTCGGCGCCGGGGGGCGGGGTGTCGATGCCCTGGCGGACGGCGGTGATCCGCCCGTCGGCGCCCGCGGCGGAGCCGCTGATGTTTACCGTGAGAGCGACGCCTGGCTCGACATGGGTGTCGAGCCAGGCGTGCTCCAGCCAGTAGGTCTTCGGTGTCACCTGCAGGCCAGCCCTTCCAGTACGTCGGCGAGTGCGGTCACCCCGGCCACGCAGTCGTCCTCTGCCGCGAACTCGGCCGGGGAGTGCGAGACGCCCGTGGGGTTGCGCACGAACAGCATGGCGGTCGGGATGGTCCCGGAGAGGATCCCGGCGTCGTGTCCCGCCCCGGTACCCAGCACGGGCACCTTCAAGTCGGTGTCCTTGCCGAGGATGCGGCCGAGTTCGTCGCGCAGGGCGTGGTCGAACTCGACGACGGGTGTGAAGGACTCCCGTACGACGTCGAGGTCGGTGCCGTGCGCGTCGGCGTACTCGCGGGCTGCCTTCTCGACGCCGCCGACCACGGCGTCCAGGCTTTCCTGGTCGGCGGCACGGGAGTCGAGCCAGCCACGCACCAACGAGGGAATCGCATTCACCCCGTTCGGCTCGACCACGATCTTGCCGAAGGTGGCGACAGCACCGGCGAGTTGAGCCTCCCTGCGGGCGGCAAGCACGGTCTCGGCGTACGACAGCATGGGGTCACGCCGGTCCACCAGCCGCGTGGTCCCGGCATGGTTGGCCTCACCCCGGAAGTCGAACCGCCACCGCCCGTGCGGCCAGATGGCACTGGCGATCCCGACCCGATCGCCGCTGAGGTCCAGTGCCCGCCCCTGCTCGACATGCAGCTCGACGAACGCGCCGATACGAGCGAGCCGCTCGGGGTCCGGCCCGATGGCCTCCGGGTCGTACCCGGCGGCCTCCATGGCCCGCGGCAGCGTCACCCCGTCCCCATCGGTCAGCCGATGCGCCTGCTCGACGGTGAGCTGCCCGGCGGCCAGCCGGGACCCGACACAGGCCAGCCCGAACCGCGCGCCCTCCTCATCGCCGAAGTTGACGATGGCGAGGGGCTTGGTGAACCGGGCGCCGCGCCGACGCAGTTCATCGAGCGCGGCGAAGGAGGACACGACCCCAAGAGGCCCGTCATAGGCCCCACCATCGGGCACCGAATCAAGATGCGACCCGGTGACGACGGCGTCCCCTGGGGCCGGGTCCCCGAGCCAGGCCCACTGGTTACCGTTGCGGTCGAGCTCATACGCCAGCCCACGTGCCTCAGCCTGCGCCCGAAACCACTCCCGACACTCGACATCAGCACCGGTCCAGGCAAAGCGCCGGTACCCGCGGGAGTCGGGATGACGGCCGACGGGCAGCAACTCCCGCCACATCTCCTGAAAGGAGCCGCCAGTCGACACCGGCTGCGAGCCGCCAGCCCGCACAGGCTGCGAGCCCTCAAGCCGGCCGGACTGTCCGGCAGCCCCGCCAGGCTGTGGGCAGTCGTTCCGCAGGGCGATGGGGGTCCCCCCGCTCGAACGAAGTTGAGAGTGGGGGAGGGTGGGCACAGCCGGACCCGCAGTCGGCGACGAGACATCCGCCCCCACCGAGGAGTTGCCGTGCTCGCGTTCACGCTGGTTCACGCGTCGTCACCTTCGCGCATAGGCACCCGTACACCGCGCTCGTCCGCGACCGACTCCGCGATGTCGTACCCGGCGTCCACATGCCGAATGACGCCCATGCCCGGGTCGTTGGTGAGGACGCGCCGGATCTTCTCGCCACCCAGCTTCGTACCGTCGGCAACCGTCACCTGCCCGGCATGGATCGACCGCCCCATACCAACCCCGCCCCCATGGTGAATGGACACCCAGGACGCACCCGAAGCCACGTTCACCATCGCGTTCAACAACGGCCAGTCGGCAATCGCGTCGGAGCCGTCCAGCATCGCCTCGGTCTCCCGGTACGGAGACGCAACGGACCCGCAGTCGAGGTGATCCCGCCCGATCGCCAGCGGCGCGGCCAGCTCACCGCTCGCCACCATGTCGTTGAACCGCTCACCGGCCTTGTCCCGCTCGCCGTACCCGAGCCAGCAGATACGCGCGGGCAGCCCCTGGAAGTGGACACGCTCACCGGCCATCTTGATCCAGCGGTGAAGGGACTCGTTCTCGGGGAAGAGGTCGAGGATCGCCTTGTCGGTCTTGGCGATGTCGGACGCCTCACCGGACAGCGCGGCCCAGCGGAAGGGGCCCTTGCCCTCGCAGAAGAGGGGGCGGATGTAAGCGGGGACGAATCCGGGGAAGGCGAACGCCCGCTCGTACCCGGCGAGTTGGGCCTCGCCACGGATCGAGTTGCCGTAGTCGAAGACCTCCGCACCGGCGTCCATGAAGCCGACCATGGCCTCGACATGACGGGCCATGGACTCACGCGCACGGGTCGTGAAACCGGCGGGGTCCTTCGCGGCGTAGGCCGCCATGTCGTCGAAGTCGACGCCGAGCGGCAGGTACGACAGCGGATCGTGCGCGGACGTCTGGTCCGTCACGATGTCGATGGGGGCGCTCTCGGCGAGCATCCGCGGCAGCAGCTCCGCCGCGTTGCCGAGCAGGCCGATGGAGAGCGGACGCCGGGCGTCACGGGCCTCGACGGCGAGCTGGAGGGCGTGCTCCAGGGAGTCGGCGCGTACGTCGAGATACCGGTGCTCGATCCGCCGCTCGATGGCGCGCGGGTCGCAGTCGATGCAGATCGCGACACCGTCGTTCATGGTCACGGCGAGCGGCTGGGCGCCACCCATGCCGCCGAGCCCGGCAGTGAGCGTGATCGTCCCCGCCAGCGTCCCGCCGAACTTCTTCGCGGCGACGGCGGCGAAGGTCTCGTAGGTGCCCTGGAGGATCCCCTGCGTGCCGATGTAGATCCAGGAGCCGGCGGTCATCTGGCCGTACATGGTCAGCCCCAGCTGCTCCAGGCGCCGGAACTCCTCCCAGTTCGCCCAGTCGCCGACGAGGTTGGAGTTGGCGATGAGGACGCGCGGGGCCCACTCGTGGGTCTGCATGACGCCGACGGGGCGGCCGGACTGGACGAGCATGGTCTCGTCCTGCTTGAGGGACTTGAGCGTCCGCACCATCGCGTCGAAGGAGCGCCAGTCGCGGGCGGCCTTGCCGGTGCCGCCGTAGACGACGAGCTTGTCGGGGTGCTCGGCGACCTCGGGGTCGAGGTTGTTCTGCAGCATCCGCAGGGCGGCTTCCTGCTGCCATCCCAGGGCACTCAGTTCCGTACCGCGCGGGGCTCGTACGGGGCGGGGTCCTGACATGGTCTGCCTCCTAGCGGGTGTACTGCGGACTGTTGCTGTCGTTATTCACATCCTGGCTTCATGAATAGAACTAGTCAATACATGGTTGCCTCGGCGCGGGTAGGTCACCGATGTTTGGCTGGATACAGGGGCACAGACATCGACACGACGGGGGATGCCGTGAACAACGTCAACGACCACCAGGAGAGCGGCCTCGACAGGACCACACGCCGCGACGAGGCGGTCCGCGCGGCCGTGGAGCAGGGGCTGCTCGGCCCGGACGCTCCCATCGTCGGGCTTCTCGACGTCACCGGCATCCGTGAGTCGGCGGCCGAGCTGCGGGCCGCGTTCGACGCGGTCGTGGCGCCGGGGACGCCGGTGCTGCACGCCTTCGCGGTGAAGGCGACCCCTCTGGTGCCGGTGCTGCGGCTGCTGCGGGACGAGGGGATCGGCGCGGAAGTCGCGAGCCCGGGGGAGCTGGCGCTTGCGCGGGCGGCGGGGCTGTCGCCGGACCGGACGGTGCTGGACTCGCCCGCGAAGACCCCGGCCGAGCTGCGCGAGGCGCTGGCGCTGGGGATCGCCGTCAACGCGGACAATCCGCAGGAGCTGGACCGTATCGACGGGCTGATGAAGTCCGCGATCAGCCGCTCGCCCCTGGGGATCCGGGTGAATCCGCAGGTCGGCGGAGGTTCCATCGAGGCGACCTCCACGGCGACGGCGACCTCGAAGTTCGGGGTGGCGCTGCGGGACGAGGGGGCGCGGGAGTGGGTCGTACGGGCGTATGCCGTGCGCCCGTGGCTGACGCGGCTGCATGCGCACACCGGGTCGCAGGGCATCCCGCTGTCGCTGATGGCGCGGGGCACCGCGGAGACGTTCGCACTCGCCGAGGAGATCAACCGGCGGATCGGGCGGCCACAGATCGACACGATCGACATCGGCGGCGGGCTGCCGGTGAACTTCGCCTCGGACGCGACGACGCCGACGTACGCGCAGTACGCGCGGGCACTGCGGGAGGAGGTGCCGGGGCTGTTCGACGGGCGGTACGGGCTGGTGACCGAGTTCGGGCGGTCGTTGCTGGCCAAGCACGGGACGGTGGTGGCGCGGGTCGAGTACGCCAAGAGCGCGGGCGGGCGGCCGGTGGCGGTCACGCACGCGGGCGTGCAGGTGGCAGCGCGGACGGTGTATGTGCCGGAGTCGTGGCCGCTCAGGATCGCGGCATACGACGGGAAGGGGCGGCCCAAGGAGGGGCCCGAGGTGGTGCAGGACGTGGCCGGTCCGGCGTGCTTCTCGGGTGATCTGCTCGCCGAGGGGCGTGCGCTGCCCCTGCTGGAGCAGGGCGACTACGCGGCGGCGCTGGACACGGGCGCGTACTACTTCGCGCACCACTACGCGTACAACTCCCTTGCCCGGCCCGGGATTTACGGCTTCGCGCCGGACGGCTCCGGGGGTGTCGCCTTCGCGACGGTGCGGGAGCCGCAGAGCCTCGAAGAGATCGTGGCCGAATCAGGAGGGGCGCACGCGTCCGCTCTCACCACCCTTCGCACGCCCGGGCGCCCTTGAGTGGCTGCCGCTCCCGACATCGCCTTGGTCAACACCCGGGCGCTAAAAGCACCGGGCTTGCACAACGGGCATCACTGGCGGTGATGCTGCGTTTGCGTCCAGCCCCACTCCGCTGACGCGGCGTGAGGCCGGGGCCGTCGACTGGGCCCCGCGTCGCCACAACTCCCACGCACGGGCGCGGATGTTGCGGGAGCCTCCCCCACTCTCGGCTTCGCTCGAGCGGGCGGTGCCCCCATCGGTCTGCGTGATCAACGAATCCGCAGCTCCGGCACGCGAACCAGGCCTGCGAGACCCGGTTCGCCCTGTCTACGTGCCCGCACTCGGCGCAGGTACGCGAGGTGTACGCCGGATCGACGTGCACCACCGGCACCCCCGCCCGGCGGGCCTTGTCCGCGACGAACGCTCCCAACTGGGCGAATGACCAGCTGTAGTGGCTCTAGGCCAGCGCAGCGTCACGGCGACGCGCCCCACCCGGGGCCGCGTCGCCCGCCGCGATGCCGGTGCTGCGGTAGGCCTTCACGGTCTTGCCGACCGGACCCCCACCGTTGCCGCCCAGCCAGTCGACCCGCACCCACAGCAGCGCGTCCCCCGCCCGCTCGCGCCGCCCGAGCCACGCCGCCTTCAGCCACAGCCCGCCCCCGCACCCGGCCAGCAGCAGCCCGCCCGCGACCGGCACGGCGAACGCGCTGCCGAGCGCGGCGAGGAAGGAAAGCAGCAGCCACCAGCGGTGTCCGCGCCGCCAGTTCCGTACCGTCACATGCCGGTCCTGGAGTACGTCGTGCTTGCCCGCGCGGGCGGCGGAGTGAGCGAGGGCGACGTACCGCTTGCGCCGGCCCCTAGCCACCACGGCCATCCCCACGATGAACA
This genomic window from Streptomyces sp. DG2A-72 contains:
- a CDS encoding RICIN domain-containing protein, whose translation is MAQGDTGNGVHSGASDARLTELLRADTPTAYPALQELRERHRPSVLAYARLCTTSESTARQLAAQAFTLAARETARGTDPSVPWRHRLLLLAGQVAASWAGDERAAGLDAGLLLVLNTAAPVPSMLPAFQTLPSRTQGLIWYAVVEREPDERTAALLGLTRADVTYGTAPALQQLAQACLRTRLAASDDPRCADFRRLIEEAVRPDSPRDSADLQAHMAHCPHCTAAFEELSALRDTPRTALAEGLLPWAGTAYVLSDTSEPRSNGRTAAGTWPQSRRFAVASAVLGVALVPLLVYLLSPDGSSSVGAAGSVTTPSSAPPVTVTATVPVSPSPSPSVTSKSPSPSPSSSPSSKPSKPPKSPSPSPTYEPPGDAYAQVVNAASGLCLDIRHGVMEMGTDVITAPCGASPTQRWRVDTGRGVVQSYADPEYCLDSRGATDKGVGIWECVSVDGSNGQNLKFAVGGDGVIRPAIAVETAVTPDGGEGVGLVAVSGGAEQRWRAGAR
- the hutI gene encoding imidazolonepropionase, which produces MSSSTAITNIATLVTNNPSLGDRTPLGLIQDAAVVIDGDRIAWTGESSKAPATDNRVDAGGRAVLPGFVDSHSHLVFAGDRTAEFNARMSGRSYSAGGIRTTVAATRAASDAELEANLTRYLDEALRQGTTTFETKSGYGLTVEDESRALRIAAAHTDEVTFLGAHIVSPDHADDPAAYVALVTGEMLDACAPYARWIDVFCEKGAFDGDQARTILTAGKAKGLHPRVHANQLTYGPGVQLAVELDAASADHCTHLTDADVDALAGSATVATLLPGAEFSTRAQWPNARRLLDAGVTVALSTDCNPGSSFTSSVPFCIALAVRDMGMTPDEAVWSATAGGAAALRRDDIGHLTPGARADLTLLDAPSHVHLAYRPGVPLVSGVWRRGERLV
- a CDS encoding allantoate amidohydrolase; amino-acid sequence: MWRELLPVGRHPDSRGYRRFAWTGADVECREWFRAQAEARGLAYELDRNGNQWAWLGDPAPGDAVVTGSHLDSVPDGGAYDGPLGVVSSFAALDELRRRGARFTKPLAIVNFGDEEGARFGLACVGSRLAAGQLTVEQAHRLTDGDGVTLPRAMEAAGYDPEAIGPDPERLARIGAFVELHVEQGRALDLSGDRVGIASAIWPHGRWRFDFRGEANHAGTTRLVDRRDPMLSYAETVLAARREAQLAGAVATFGKIVVEPNGVNAIPSLVRGWLDSRAADQESLDAVVGGVEKAAREYADAHGTDLDVVRESFTPVVEFDHALRDELGRILGKDTDLKVPVLGTGAGHDAGILSGTIPTAMLFVRNPTGVSHSPAEFAAEDDCVAGVTALADVLEGLACR
- the hutU gene encoding urocanate hydratase, whose amino-acid sequence is MSGPRPVRAPRGTELSALGWQQEAALRMLQNNLDPEVAEHPDKLVVYGGTGKAARDWRSFDAMVRTLKSLKQDETMLVQSGRPVGVMQTHEWAPRVLIANSNLVGDWANWEEFRRLEQLGLTMYGQMTAGSWIYIGTQGILQGTYETFAAVAAKKFGGTLAGTITLTAGLGGMGGAQPLAVTMNDGVAICIDCDPRAIERRIEHRYLDVRADSLEHALQLAVEARDARRPLSIGLLGNAAELLPRMLAESAPIDIVTDQTSAHDPLSYLPLGVDFDDMAAYAAKDPAGFTTRARESMARHVEAMVGFMDAGAEVFDYGNSIRGEAQLAGYERAFAFPGFVPAYIRPLFCEGKGPFRWAALSGEASDIAKTDKAILDLFPENESLHRWIKMAGERVHFQGLPARICWLGYGERDKAGERFNDMVASGELAAPLAIGRDHLDCGSVASPYRETEAMLDGSDAIADWPLLNAMVNVASGASWVSIHHGGGVGMGRSIHAGQVTVADGTKLGGEKIRRVLTNDPGMGVIRHVDAGYDIAESVADERGVRVPMREGDDA
- a CDS encoding diaminopimelate decarboxylase, yielding MNRTSQYMVASARVGHRCLAGYRGTDIDTTGDAVNNVNDHQESGLDRTTRRDEAVRAAVEQGLLGPDAPIVGLLDVTGIRESAAELRAAFDAVVAPGTPVLHAFAVKATPLVPVLRLLRDEGIGAEVASPGELALARAAGLSPDRTVLDSPAKTPAELREALALGIAVNADNPQELDRIDGLMKSAISRSPLGIRVNPQVGGGSIEATSTATATSKFGVALRDEGAREWVVRAYAVRPWLTRLHAHTGSQGIPLSLMARGTAETFALAEEINRRIGRPQIDTIDIGGGLPVNFASDATTPTYAQYARALREEVPGLFDGRYGLVTEFGRSLLAKHGTVVARVEYAKSAGGRPVAVTHAGVQVAARTVYVPESWPLRIAAYDGKGRPKEGPEVVQDVAGPACFSGDLLAEGRALPLLEQGDYAAALDTGAYYFAHHYAYNSLARPGIYGFAPDGSGGVAFATVREPQSLEEIVAESGGAHASALTTLRTPGRP
- a CDS encoding zinc ribbon domain-containing protein, with protein sequence MPVVHVDPAYTSRTCAECGHVDRANRVSQAWFACRSCGFVDHADRWGHRPLERSREWGRLPQHPRPCVGVVATRGPVDGPGLTPRQRSGAGRKRSITASDARCASPVLLAPGC